One region of Manis pentadactyla isolate mManPen7 chromosome 9, mManPen7.hap1, whole genome shotgun sequence genomic DNA includes:
- the LOC118912084 gene encoding olfactory receptor 51G2-like, with amino-acid sequence MAIPNNTNASSFIFILMDLPGLEAAHCWTAIPICSIYVLSLLGNITIMYIVKSVPSLHTPMYLFLSMLSMADLGLSASTLPSMAAVFILGQRKVGAASCFMQLFFIHTFSVIESAVLLAMAFDRCVAIREPLRYATILTNKRIGAIGLAIVTRSTALHLPLPVLLGRLRFQPTNVLSHSYCVHPDVLRLASSSTLVNSGFGLFVMISTLGMDAILILLSYVLILKTVLSIASHAQRLKAFNTCISHICAVLLFYTPLVSLSMIHRFGEKKLPVQVYMLLSYLHFLVPPMLNPVVYSVKTKEIRVRIMKMLHPTKL; translated from the coding sequence ATGGCAATTCCTAACAACACTAATGCCAGCAGCTTCATCTTCATACTGATGGACCTCCCAGGACTGGAGGCTGCTCATTGCTGGACAGCTATTCCTATCTGCTCTATTTATGTTCTTTCTTTGCTGGGCAACATCACCATAATGTACATTGTCAAGTCTGTGCCCAGCCTCCACACACCCATGTATCTGTTCCTCTCCATGCTTTCAATGGCTGACCTGGGCCTCTCAGCTTCCACACTGCCTTCAATGGCAGCTGTCTTTATCCTGGGCCAGAGGAAGGTGGGAGCTGCAAGCTGCTTTATGCAACTCTTCTTCATCCACACTTTCTCAGTGATTGAATCAGCTGTGCTGTTGGCCATGGCTTTTGACCGTTGTGTGGCTATTCGAGAACCCTTACGCTATGCTACCATTCTCACAAACAAGCGCATTGGGGCCATTGGGCTGGCCATTGTGACCCGCAGTACTGCCCTCCATTTGCCCCTGCCTGTACTCCTTGGAAGACTGCGATTCCAGCCTACAAATGTTTTGTCTCATTCTTATTGTGTTCACCCTGATGTTCTAAGGCTGGCCAGTTCCAGCACTCTTGTGAACAGTGGCTTTGGGCTCTTTGTCATGATCTCCACACTGGGGATGGATGCTATACTCATTCTCCTCTCTTACGTGCTAATCTTGAAGACAGTATTGAGTATTGCTTCCCATGCTCAGCGCCTAAAAGCTTTCAACACCTGCATTTCCCACATCTGTGCTGTACTACTATTTTATACCCCACTAGTCAGCCTATCCATGATCCATCGCTTTGGAGAAAAGAAGCTACCAGTTCAGGTATACATGCTTCTCTCCTACCTGCACTTTCTTGTACCTCCAATGCTCAACCCAGTTGTCTACAGTGTCAAAACCAAAGAGATTCGAGTACGCATTATGAAGATGCTCCACCCCACAAAGCTCTGA